DNA sequence from the Bombus huntii isolate Logan2020A chromosome 16, iyBomHunt1.1, whole genome shotgun sequence genome:
GTAAAGTAAAGGAACTCTTGGCACAAGGTCTTCTTCCTCAAAGACAACATGAACGGAGcaaagaacaagaaaaaatcGAAAAACAAAGGCAAATGCCATTCCATATGCATATCAATTTGGAACTCCTTGAGTGTGTTTATTTAGTTTCTGCCATGCTCATTGAAATTCCGTACATGGCTGCACATGAATTTGATGCGAGGAGAAGAATGATTTCCAAGACATTTTATCAACAGTTAAGATCAAGTGAACGTCAGTCTTTGGTTGGACCTCCAGAATCTATGAGAGAACACGTTGTCGCGGCGGCAAAAGCGATGCGCAATGGAAATTGGTTGGCttgcaataattttatcattaacgaaaaaatgaaTGCTAAAGTTTGGGACCTCTTTTACCAAGCGGACAAAGTTCGTGACATGCTCACAAGATTAATCAAAGAAGAGGCTTTAAGAACGTACTTGTTCACGTATTCCCACGTCTATGATTCGATTTCTATGCCAAAATTGGCAGAGATGTTTCAACTGAAGCGACCTGTTGTTCATTCCATCATTAGTAAAATGATTATCAACGAGGAACTTATGGCATCTTTGGATGATCCAACAGAAACGGTTGTGATGCATCGCAGCGAACCAAGTCGTTTACAATCTCTAGCATTGCAGCTTACCGATAAAGTAAACAACTTCGTGGATTCTAATGAACGTATTTTCGAAATGAAACAAGGTAAGCTATGAAAACTTtaagtaattttaaataattgtaaaattgtaaaatgattTGTATTGTATATGATTGTAAAATACTGATGATGATGAACGTCTTACGTCACAGGAAACTTCTTCTCAAGAGGAAATCAAGGAAACTTCCGTGATAGGCAAAATTATAATCGACAGGGACAAGATTGGGGCCGTCAGAGACGGGACCGTGATCGGGATCGTAATCGAGAAGAAAatcgaaattattaaaaatcaggGAACATTGAATATTGTTTATGTGGGTGTTTAACAGTGGATTATCATTGTACCGTGTATACACACTCATGTGAATAATGTTGAAAATAAcagtatataaataattaatcactATTTTAGTGTATATTTATACTTCCATGTTTGCTActatttacatataattactttatatataaatgttacaaattttTGATTATCATCTTTAAGATGTTCATATATCTTGCACCTTCTCCAGCAATTTATTACCTGTTATTATATTATCCGAGGTTAGTACAAGTCGAATCCCAGTCGATTTTTCTATAAACCGGCAAGCAGTTATTTCGGCATAGGTAATACCACCAATGATACATATCACTACCATTTTTGGTAATAATGAACCACGTTGGCCACTTATGACGCAGTTTgataaatttgttaattcGTCAAGACTCTTAGTATCCTTTTCTTGATTCAcaacaatatttaatatttgagcCTATAGAGATGTGAATTTTTGTCAACTCCATTCAATATTAAACATTATCAAGTAaactaatttaattaataatattactaaCAATTAGTGGTACGTAAACATTATTGAATACGTAACTTGCACACGAACGGCTTTTTTGCTCCATTTGCTTGTAGTAACTGGGTAACAGCTTTAACTTCTGTGCATTATTATTCCATTCACTGTTCCAATTTGGTAATttgtgtaaaatattttctgacCTATACTTCAATAAACTTATACTAtgcaatttataaaataacggtATGTGTTTATAACCGTGAGCATGAAGATAAAGTTTTTGTATAGAATCCAGTTCATTTTGAGTAATTCCGTCGCTTGTAATCGataataaacataataaacGTAAGGTTCTTAGTGGATGATCGTCTGAAAAATGAGTTGTAAGATCGCGATGAATAAAATCATCTGAAAAAAGATAGTGTTGTCTATTAAAAGAATTTACATACCTACATATCTCTCAATATGACTCAAACACTCTTTCCTCTCTCTGCACTCAAGCATACATTTCTCTATTTTTTGCAAGGTTTGAAAGTCAGAACTTAATGTGTCTGCTATTAGCTGGCAAGCAGAAATATGAAAAGCAAGTTGTCGCGTTAGATCTCTAGTTTTTTGTAATCTCGTCGCTACATATCTTTCCATTTCGGATAACTTCATTGTTTGTATCGCATTCTGTTCCACTGATATGAACCATTAAAAATACTGCTaacttttatgaaaaataaattaataaaagaaatatataagaaCATACATTTTAAAGATTTCGCTTTCCCATGTAAAATTGGAAAAACTTCGCTGCATGGTGTATCTCTTACTTCCCCGTAAATTTGATCTTTATCTGGATCTAGCTTAACTTGAGATTTGCCCAAAATACCTGTACCAACATTTATTTCCACTACTTCGTGTAATAATCCAGCGTAAGTTACAGGGGTTAAAAGTGGCGTAACTAAATCATAATTCCTGTCCATTATAATTAAAGCTcctatttcattttctatattaGAGGAGCCTAAACAGTGTTTCATTGACTCCATAATTTTGAACATTTGCTGACTATACTTTCCAAAGGAAAGTGTCAATTTGGGTGAACCAAGTATAAGTTGCAGTGACCATAAGCTACGTCCTAATGCTGGCAGTAATGTAGTATCTTTGTGATAGTAAAGATCAATAAACATACAGTTTTCTAAAGATAAGATGTTCCCATCTAATCTTATAAATTCCCAAGATAATGTTTGTAATGTAACTAATCCAGATAATCCTAAACAAACATTTGCATTCTTACTCTAATGGAACTGAGACAActattgattatttaattgcataataaaatattcaccTTCTTCTTCGATTATTGAATTAAGAACAGTGGGTACAGATGGAGTAACTAGAATATGATGATATGGTTGTACATGTGGTTTAATATTTGAAGGAATTTCTGACTGTATTTGATCTAGTACCCTTTTGCAAGCAATCAAATCACTTGAAACCAAAAAGATGTGTTGAGAATTTGAAAGCTTCAAGCCTTGCtccattttataaatcttttcAACGCCATAACGTCTAAGTCaaaaataatatcatttaATATCTGTTCAAAAAGTAACATGCcacattaatttaaaataattacttgAGTACAGAAACTCCTACAAAACTGTCCAAAATTTTCATAAGTTTCTGCTCTATCACTAAGTCTTTGGTTCCGGGAATCGCGTCCAGTATTTCAACAAGTTTTCGTTGACTTATTTGTTGTAATACATTCAATCTATCATCCAACGTGATGTCCatatctttttaatatatattataaatttcgataatttgataataagtagtaacaaaattatttaaccaCTATGAGTTATGAAGATGCTGCATATTTTTGTTCGATGACATGATATCGATGTAAAgttaaaaactataatggAATTCCAATGTTTTATTCGTCTATCAAAATTCTTTTGAACTGCAAGTGATTTTCAAACCACATCACATTAAATTGATACTTCTTTTAAAGGAAGCATAACAAACAACTCGACTAGTGCACCCATGTGGCAGAGCTTCGTAAACCGGAGTGAAACGTATTTTCCAATCCTTTCAATACTCACGCGTATGCGTATAGTATCTCAGTAGGGTTATTTAAAAATGGCGGACGCATCGTCTTCCGATACTACCTCAGATTGTTGCTATGAATGGTTCTCTGATATTACTTCCGAAAAATCGGAATACGTGATAGTAGGTCAGAAACCATGCCTGTCTCATCGACGCAGTAAAAGACATTTCTTACAGAAGCTATTTTTAAGAGAGGTAATGTTGCTTAACCTTCAACTTACTACGAGCGTTAATGAAATTGACAGACCCTAAATAACTGCCAAAATTCTGTGATAatgtgaaaaaaaaagaaaaacaattaAGACATGTCCaggaagaaaatttaaatcGTTCCTCGGTGTTGCATGCTTGTTGTTAAATGATACATAGTGCTTAATATTTTATGGATGCAAGAAAAAATGTGCTTTTGTTCTTGCTCATGAAGTTTTTTAATCTCTCTTGTTTGTTCTCTACTgtaaattaaatgaattaatGATTACATGATACCtataagaaatagaaattaaaaaatataagagCAACAGTGatctattaaaatttgttaattagaGAGGAAGAACGATGAGggtattataaaaaaatattaatttttacagATCAGAGGTTGTTTATCAGCGCACAACTATGCCTCAGAAGAAAGACTGTTTGCTACTGTACCTTCATGGAGACACTTACCATTATTACATGTAATCCCAAAATCAGCACTTGAAGCAGGGTATGTTTATTACATGCGTAAATTTATATCACGAGGAAATGTAGTAAAATGAGAAAATGTTCATTCATTGAGAATCttgtaataacaataattattattattgaagACACATTGTAATGGGATTGACACAATGTGGTCAGTTTTTACTTACATACACATATACCATGGATGTGAGTGGCACTACCTCTTTGTACAAATACTTGTTACATTGGTGGGCCTTTACTCCAAATCATGTTGCACGTAAAGTTGCAGAAGTCACGCTTTTTGGTAATTACACTATCTACAGAGAACTTAGTATTGTTATATCTCAATGGCCACTGGAGAGGAATAAACTAGTGATACATGGTCTTTGGTAagatttcatttaattattttgtttatcaGATAAGTCTTCAAATTTACAAAgtaaattaagtaatttatGAAGTAAGTgaaagtaattaataaacataaatttcTAGTACAAATTGGCTACACCTTCAACCAACAGATAGAGCGTACTTAACAATAACTACAGTACCATCTCTTGAAAATTGTAAGGACTGTTTAAAAGTAGCAGCATCCTATGAAGAAGAAGGTGAAGGTAATATAACATTACATGTATAAAATGCATTgcagtaaattaaaaaatatttgtttgatTTTTTACAGAGCTTGCAGCAAACTGGGATGGTTGTGTACGGTGTAATTGTCTTCAACATGGACTCACTGTCCATACCACCTATGAAGTAATTTCTCCATATCCTAGGTTCCGTGCTACTGTCTGTTTGAATTACTGGAATCATGTGGTAGTTAACACAGGCAACTTTTTACATGTGCTCAGGGTGGACTTGGACATTCCAAAATCAAAAAACCAGAAGTCTAGCGATAAACAGGATACTGTAATTCCCGACACAGTGCCGTTAGACATGAGTGATGTTGAAGAATTGGATTACACAAAGACAGTGGAACGTTATGAGAGTTCCGACGAGAAAATAGGCACACCTGAATGTGCGGTGGATCAATCGCCGCGATGCGAGTCGAGTATAGAACATGACTTTTTAGAAGAACCAATTAAATTAGATGATAAGTTAGGTCGTGATTCATTAAATACCTCAAGCAGCAATCAAAGCGACTGTGCCTGTGATATAAATAAGTCTGCTGATGTCGTAGGTGTTAAGCCGTGCGAGTGTTCCGACAGCATCGAGTGTAAATGTCGAAACAGTAGTCCGATCTCACGAACCGAACAGCAAGCGATTTCTGTCAGAGACAAAATCTTACAGGACTTCTGTGAGGACATGTCCCAGGAACTCAATATCGGTAGTGATCTGATCACACTAGTGAAGCATCCCTCGTGTTCCCCACGGTCTACACCACAAAGACTTCCTTCCGATCTCAAAACTATGACATGGTCTTCGCCAATTCTCACACCACCCTCAGACATCTTGAGAACCCGGAATTCAGAGTCTAGTCATAAAAGCACGCGCAGTCAACGTTCTAATTCTCCTCAACCTGGCGCTTCAAAGGACAGCAATGTCAGTTCTGTTAATTCTCCTCTTCATTCGGTCTCTATAAGTCCATCCTCTTCATGTTCTTCGCGGTTAATGTCACCTCCTGTGTCACGATCCTTTCGTCATCCAAGTCCACGCAAAAGATCTAATTTACATTCTCCTCCTCCCATTGTGAATTCGACGCAGTCGAGGACAAGAGCTACGCATAAGCTTATCCTCGAAGCTGAAAAGGCGTATGAATTTACGGACGAAGCGCAAGAGACTTGTGAAAAGCTTAGCTCATTCCGGAAACGAAGACTTGCTGATAAGAAGTACGAGTTCTGCGATGAAACTGAGGATGCCGAGAACATAGTTCCTTTCAAGCATATACGGGATCAATTTAAACATCGTGGCTGTTCAATACATCAGATATCGTCCTCTCCTACAATGTCACCCGCACTGCCAAACGGTAAGAAGCATTGGGTGGATTCCGATCAGAGTGAAACGGATGATTTCAGCGTTACTCAGGATATTGGTTTGTCGAATGATTTAATCATTGATTCAGGTAAACTGAATTGTCCATATCGAGGGAGCACTTCGATCTTATTGATAGATGAAGTCAAtaatgttattttaatttattagcGGAAAAAAATGTGCTACGTCCATTGAATCAGAATCAACTATCCAATGGAGGCATAAGTAGAGATCGTTCTAATAAGCATTCTGTTAATTCCTCGCCATTAGttccaaaaataaatttacagtATCCTAGTATAAAATGCACTGCACATTTCAAGAGAAGTTACATAGAACTTGATGATGAAATGATATCAGTTATTACAGATGTTGAaggtatattataatttctattattttttggtaattaaaataaaaacaaacaaGCATAAgcattcatatatatatacattttacaGATGAGGAAACAGGAGGATATGTGAGTTACCAATGTGTGCTTCCTATGCATGTCCATGGATCTGGTTATGTTCAAATGCAAATGATTAGCAATAGCAAAGCTGAAAAATTGGTATTATGCTTAAAATTTGAATGATTTTATTCAACAATTGATAAGataaatttaaacaattattgaatttttagatAGTACCATGCGTTTCGATAAATCAATTAAGTTTCGATATTGAAACGTTCTCTCATCATATTGCAGACTGGATTTGTATGAGATTTAAGAAGAAATATTGGCATTGTAGTGATTATGATATAGAAATAATAGATGTGTGTGCGTTAAGTGGTGACATTATCTGTCTATTAATAATGAAGATACAGGCTAGTGAAATTAGTAGTCAAACTCAATGGTTCGTACTAGTTTATGTTCAAGAATTTTCATTATACCTCAAATACTTATTTTGGTGAAATATAGCTCTCAAGAGAGAACACAGTATGAAGTGGGATGCAAATTCACATGGAACATTAATACAAGCCAATATAGGATAACTGATATATTACCATTGGAAGAAGTAAAAACCGAATCGTGGAAGCCAAATTGTATGAACGTTCCAAATTTTCGTAGTCCATTATGGAACCCGACCAGACGTTTAGCGCCAAAATTAAGGGAAAAGATACAACAACCATATGCGCACACAGTACGATTTTTGCATAATGAAATGACTTTGGCAGGTAAGCGTTCCAAATGAAGTaaacattattttaaaaaataaaaaatacatgatatattttttaggcGAATCTATAACTAGACTTTATGATTTGGATAACCTGGTGGAATTTTACATAACACCGATGCCAAATTACTCTTCGATTGAGTAAATAATTATCGACTAAACGATATGTCGcaaacaataatttatttagtGTTACAAATCTATGAGTTTCATCATCAATAAGATAGCGTGTACAATATACTGAATGTATTGGAAACATACCCCATACACTTATGATactatttcaaaaaattattaattccaAGCGTGAATAGCAACAGATGTAACACGTTGTATAGATTCTTACTGTGCTTTTTTCACGAGACTACCTAAATAAGTTGATTGTTAAGTGCCGCTATAATGGATTGTTCAAAACTTAATGACGTAGACTAAAGGTACTGAATAATAATACAACGAATATTACAAGCAGTTTGCTTGAactttgtaaattatattctagCGCTATATATTGattatctatatattataGATAAACTTTGGTAATTACCAGATATAAGTAACTAAGAACTGATTGTCAATGAATGTATTGTATATGGTCTCAAAGAAATGGAATAACTAGCAACAAATTATTTAGTACTTGGTCCCAAAATTAATTAgcaaaggaaaaatatatctCAACATacttcttaattaattttttatgctAAAATTTGCTCTAGTTAGATTTGTAgaattaaatacatttatttacgTTTTCGCGTTAACTTCGCGTAACCGTGTTGTATTATAAAGCCATTTTACCATAAACCTTTTTATATCTGGAAAActgaaatacatatataaatgtgCACAACGTGTGCGACTAATCACTGTATTGTAATGTATATAAGTACCGATTGTACTTTCTACAAAAAACATTTAAGATTTGAGAGATAAAGTTATTTAATTCGCTGAAGCAGCGACGATGAAACTGGAAAGGTCAGTTTCTtaaatgcaataaaatatttgtcatTACTGGCGAAGGATGGCTTTAAGTTTCTTACCTTTATAAATGCATAAGATAATTACTATCTGTATGTACGAAAGTGAAAGATTATAGAATTCAAACGGGAATCTTGATAGGTGGTCCTACGCTAACTTCGGATCCTATTCCATCCAGTTTCAAACCAGTGAGAATTTCTTCCCATGCACTCATACACTGCTGATAATGTCGAATTTGTCGATCTGCCATTGAaattaacatatttttcaaatccATTTGCTTTTCAACGTTCCACCTTTGTAAATCACTTCGGAGATTTTCGTTCGCACATTCTACACGATCTTGCAATAATTCTGTTTGCTTTGCTAGTCGTGGAATAGTTTGTCCGAGTCTTTCTAATTTTTCGTCACGGGATTCTGCCTTCCAAAGTGATCCACCCCAATTTTGGGTTGAAGAATTACCGCTTGTAAGACCCATTAGCTATTTGAATAATTAGTATCATAAAATATcgcaatttattaataataactacatttaaaaacaaaatgtAAAGTGCACCTGATCTTTCTCTAATCTTTTCTTTGCTAATTCTTCAACGGTCATTTCGTATTCAATTTGCATTGAGTCCCGTCGGGATAAAGCATTTCTAACTGCATCTACATATGAAATGTATTCTCGTTCCTCGTTCGTTACGTTTTCTAAGAGTTTCTGATGAGCCACTGCATTACATTCTATTGCTTTAGCAATAGCTAACAGAAAGGAAGCTAATTCTGGCTCTGAAGTTGCCCATAAGGTGAAAATTGGATGTAATTGATGCAATTCCAGCAAGTAGTCtaataaaacataatttaaTTGAGATcataataaaaagtaattaatataACGAGTCAACTAATCTTTGGTTATACCTTGCCTTTCCTTATGTATACgatgatttattttatctacAGTTGCTAATTTTTCGCTAAGAGCTGTACAATAATCCCGAATTTGCTCAAATTCAAAATGACGCTGTTTCATGGTATATGTACTTGCGATATTTTGTAGAGAATCAGTCATTTTAACAAGAACATTTCCACGATTTTTACGATGTATAAGAAATTCCTAAAAAATATGGAAGTACAATATTCAAAAGTAtattgaagaaataaatatataagagacaaaaatattc
Encoded proteins:
- the LOC126874275 gene encoding vacuolar protein sorting-associated protein 33B, yielding MDITLDDRLNVLQQISQRKLVEILDAIPGTKDLVIEQKLMKILDSFVGVSVLKRYGVEKIYKMEQGLKLSNSQHIFLVSSDLIACKRVLDQIQSEIPSNIKPHVQPYHHILVTPSVPTVLNSIIEEEGLSGLVTLQTLSWEFIRLDGNILSLENCMFIDLYYHKDTTLLPALGRSLWSLQLILGSPKLTLSFGKYSQQMFKIMESMKHCLGSSNIENEIGALIIMDRNYDLVTPLLTPVTYAGLLHEVVEINVGTGILGKSQVKLDPDKDQIYGEVRDTPCSEVFPILHGKAKSLKLEQNAIQTMKLSEMERYVATRLQKTRDLTRQLAFHISACQLIADTLSSDFQTLQKIEKCMLECRERKECLSHIERYVDDHPLRTLRLLCLLSITSDGITQNELDSIQKLYLHAHGYKHIPLFYKLHSISLLKYRSENILHKLPNWNSEWNNNAQKLKLLPSYYKQMEQKSRSCASYVFNNVYVPLIAQILNIVVNQEKDTKSLDELTNLSNCVISGQRGSLLPKMVVICIIGGITYAEITACRFIEKSTGIRLVLTSDNIITGNKLLEKVQDI
- the LOC126874281 gene encoding sorting nexin-30-like isoform X1 codes for the protein MMTSSEIEVENLSEKNVEDSAILEVSTMAVGGVIKQESRDVDFLSNCSTSVEGSVIASPSIDSFSTLPEQEISDFQTDSRDLQVKVDNPQKHLETLETYITFRITTKSMRPEFEEGEYIVRRRYNDFIWLRQKLVDLYPTHIIPPMPGKHTLLAQLDRYSKEFIIARMKLLHVFLNRVVNHPILSCDKNLYIFLTTKPAEFLIHRKNRGNVLVKMTDSLQNIASTYTMKQRHFEFEQIRDYCTALSEKLATVDKINHRIHKERQDYLLELHQLHPIFTLWATSEPELASFLLAIAKAIECNAVAHQKLLENVTNEEREYISYVDAVRNALSRRDSMQIEYEMTVEELAKKRLEKDQLMGLTSGNSSTQNWGGSLWKAESRDEKLERLGQTIPRLAKQTELLQDRVECANENLRSDLQRWNVEKQMDLKNMLISMADRQIRHYQQCMSAWEEILTGLKLDGIGSEVSVGPPIKIPV
- the LOC126874268 gene encoding uncharacterized protein LOC126874268 isoform X2 yields the protein MADASSSDTTSDCCYEWFSDITSEKSEYVIVGQKPCLSHRRSKRHFLQKLFLREIRGCLSAHNYASEERLFATVPSWRHLPLLHVIPKSALEAGHIVMGLTQCGQFLLTYTYTMDVSGTTSLYKYLLHWWAFTPNHVARKVAEVTLFGNYTIYRELSIVISQWPLERNKLVIHGLCTNWLHLQPTDRAYLTITTVPSLENCKDCLKVAASYEEEELAANWDGCVRCNCLQHGLTVHTTYEVISPYPRFRATVCLNYWNHVVVNTGNFLHVLRVDLDIPKSKNQKSSDKQDTVIPDTVPLDMSDVEELDYTKTVERYESSDEKIGTPECAVDQSPRCESSIEHDFLEEPIKLDDKLGRDSLNTSSSNQSDCACDINKSADVVGVKPCECSDSIECKCRNSSPISRTEQQAISVRDKILQDFCEDMSQELNIGSDLITLVKHPSCSPRSTPQRLPSDLKTMTWSSPILTPPSDILRTRNSESSHKSTRSQRSNSPQPGASKDSNVSSVNSPLHSVSISPSSSCSSRLMSPPVSRSFRHPSPRKRSNLHSPPPIVNSTQSRTRATHKLILEAEKAYEFTDEAQETCEKLSSFRKRRLADKKYEFCDETEDAENIVPFKHIRDQFKHRGCSIHQISSSPTMSPALPNGKKHWVDSDQSETDDFSVTQDIGLSNDLIIDSAEKNVLRPLNQNQLSNGGISRDRSNKHSVNSSPLVPKINLQYPSIKCTAHFKRSYIELDDEMISVITDVEDEETGGYVSYQCVLPMHVHGSGYVQMQMISNSKAEKLIVPCVSINQLSFDIETFSHHIADWICMRFKKKYWHCSDYDIEIIDVCALSGDIICLLIMKIQASEISSQTQCSQERTQYEVGCKFTWNINTSQYRITDILPLEEVKTESWKPNCMNVPNFRSPLWNPTRRLAPKLREKIQQPYAHTVRFLHNEMTLAGESITRLYDLDNLVEFYITPMPNYSSIE
- the LOC126874268 gene encoding uncharacterized protein LOC126874268 isoform X1, translated to MADASSSDTTSDCCYEWFSDITSEKSEYVIVGQKPCLSHRRSKRHFLQKLFLREIRGCLSAHNYASEERLFATVPSWRHLPLLHVIPKSALEAGHIVMGLTQCGQFLLTYTYTMDVSGTTSLYKYLLHWWAFTPNHVARKVAEVTLFGNYTIYRELSIVISQWPLERNKLVIHGLCTNWLHLQPTDRAYLTITTVPSLENCKDCLKVAASYEEEGEELAANWDGCVRCNCLQHGLTVHTTYEVISPYPRFRATVCLNYWNHVVVNTGNFLHVLRVDLDIPKSKNQKSSDKQDTVIPDTVPLDMSDVEELDYTKTVERYESSDEKIGTPECAVDQSPRCESSIEHDFLEEPIKLDDKLGRDSLNTSSSNQSDCACDINKSADVVGVKPCECSDSIECKCRNSSPISRTEQQAISVRDKILQDFCEDMSQELNIGSDLITLVKHPSCSPRSTPQRLPSDLKTMTWSSPILTPPSDILRTRNSESSHKSTRSQRSNSPQPGASKDSNVSSVNSPLHSVSISPSSSCSSRLMSPPVSRSFRHPSPRKRSNLHSPPPIVNSTQSRTRATHKLILEAEKAYEFTDEAQETCEKLSSFRKRRLADKKYEFCDETEDAENIVPFKHIRDQFKHRGCSIHQISSSPTMSPALPNGKKHWVDSDQSETDDFSVTQDIGLSNDLIIDSAEKNVLRPLNQNQLSNGGISRDRSNKHSVNSSPLVPKINLQYPSIKCTAHFKRSYIELDDEMISVITDVEDEETGGYVSYQCVLPMHVHGSGYVQMQMISNSKAEKLIVPCVSINQLSFDIETFSHHIADWICMRFKKKYWHCSDYDIEIIDVCALSGDIICLLIMKIQASEISSQTQCSQERTQYEVGCKFTWNINTSQYRITDILPLEEVKTESWKPNCMNVPNFRSPLWNPTRRLAPKLREKIQQPYAHTVRFLHNEMTLAGESITRLYDLDNLVEFYITPMPNYSSIE
- the LOC126874281 gene encoding sorting nexin-30-like isoform X2; the protein is MMTSSEIEVENLSEKNVEDSAILEIASPSIDSFSTLPEQEISDFQTDSRDLQVKVDNPQKHLETLETYITFRITTKSMRPEFEEGEYIVRRRYNDFIWLRQKLVDLYPTHIIPPMPGKHTLLAQLDRYSKEFIIARMKLLHVFLNRVVNHPILSCDKNLYIFLTTKPAEFLIHRKNRGNVLVKMTDSLQNIASTYTMKQRHFEFEQIRDYCTALSEKLATVDKINHRIHKERQDYLLELHQLHPIFTLWATSEPELASFLLAIAKAIECNAVAHQKLLENVTNEEREYISYVDAVRNALSRRDSMQIEYEMTVEELAKKRLEKDQLMGLTSGNSSTQNWGGSLWKAESRDEKLERLGQTIPRLAKQTELLQDRVECANENLRSDLQRWNVEKQMDLKNMLISMADRQIRHYQQCMSAWEEILTGLKLDGIGSEVSVGPPIKIPV